Proteins co-encoded in one Rhopalosiphum maidis isolate BTI-1 chromosome 2, ASM367621v3, whole genome shotgun sequence genomic window:
- the LOC113553687 gene encoding glucose dehydrogenase [FAD, quinone]: MVHAGTVLISAIKFATKVAGGGKLLFLPTFLAALAYYNYDLYDPENRLVNEKNLRSEYDFIVVGGGSAGAVVANRLSANPEWNVLLLEAGGHESEITDVPAISLYLHGSKYDWKYKTQPDSSACQAMKGNRCCWTRGKVIGGSSVLNTMLYVRGNKRDYDNWERMGNPGWGFEDVLPYFKKSQDQRNPYLAKNTRYHATGGYLTVQDSPWNTPLGIAFLQAGEEMGYEIRDTNSDIQTGYGLYQFTMRRGYRCSSSKAFLQPVRLRRNLHVALWSHVTKVLIDSDSKRAYGVEFERDGRKRVALAKREVILSAGAINSPQLLMLSGVGPEEHLRSINIPVIHHSPGVGENLMDHVAVGGLVFPIDYPVSLVMNRVVNIPAALRYAVLGEGPLTSSIGLETVAFITTKYGNQSDDWPDIEFMLTSTSTNSDGGTAARKAHCLRDDFYNELLGDLNNKDVFGVFPMLLRPKSRGRILLRSNNPHQYPLMYHNYFSHPDDLRVLREGVKAAVAVGETTAMKRFGARFHAKPVPGCKTLELFTDEYWECVIRQYTMTIYHMSGTCKMGPPTDPFAVVDPKLRVYGIQGLRVIDASIMPQITNGNINAPTIMIGEKGSDMIINYWNGIDAKRRRRRSANITIS; this comes from the exons ATGGTGCACGCAGGCACAGTGCTCATAAGTGCCATAAAGTTCGCAACCAAAGTAGCCGGAGGTGGAAAACTACTGTTTTTGCCTACGTTCTTGGCCGCTTTAGCCTACTACAATTATGATCTGTACGACCCGGAAAACCGTTTGGTGAACGAGAAAAACCTGAGATCTGAGTATGATTTCATAGTTGTGGGCGGAGGATCGGCGGGCGCCGTGGTCGCCAACCGTCTGTCCGCGAACCCGGAATGGAACGTACTACTGCTGGAGGCTGGTGGACACGAGTCCGAAATCACAGACGTGCCAGCCATATCGTTGTACTTACACGGCAGCAAGTATGACTGGAAGTATAAGACGCAGCCGGACAGTTCGGCGTGCCAGGCGATGAAGGGCAATCGGTGCTGTTGGACCCGAGGTAAGGTGATCGGCGGCTCCAGCGTGTTGAACACCATGTTGTACGTGCGGGGCAACAAGCGAGACTACGACAACTGGGAGAGGATGGGCAATCCCGGCTGGGGGTTCGAGGACGTGCTTCCGTACTTCAAAAAATCGCAGGACCAACGGAATCCATACTTGGCAAAAAACACCAGATACCACGCCACCGGAGGTTATCTGACCGTCCAAGACTCGCCGTGGAACACGCCTTTGG gtaTCGCTTTCTTGCAAGCTGGCGAAGAAATGGGTTACGAGATACGGGATACCAACAGCGACATTCAGACCGGGTACGGGTTGTACCAGTTCACGATGCGCCGGGGTTACCGATGCAGTTCATCGAAAGCGTTTCTGCAACCGGTTAGGCTGCGGAGGAACCTGCACGTGGCATTGTGGTCACACGTGACAAAAGTACTCATCGATTCGGACAGCAAACGGGCTTATGGGGTGGAGTTTGAACGGGACGGCCGAAAGCGGGTTGCTCTGGCCAAACGAGAGGTCATATTGTCCGCTGGAGCTATCAACAGTCCTCAATTGCTCATGCTCTCGG GCGTCGGACCGGAAGAACACCTAAGAAGTATCAATATACCGGTAATCCATCATTCACCGGGCGTCGGTGAAAACCTTATGGACCATGTGGCCGTTGGCGGTCTAGTCTTCCCCATTGACTATCCAGTTAGCTTGGTCATGAACCGTGTAGTTAACATACCGGCAGCATTgag GTATGCCGTGCTGGGCGAAGGACCGCTGACGTCGTCCATCGGGCTGGAGACAGTGGCATTCATCACGACCAAATACGGTAACCAGTCGGACGACTGGCCTGACATCGAGTTCATGTTGACGTCCACGTCGACCAATTCGGACGGTGGCACGGCCGCCCGGAAGGCTCACTGTCTGCGCGACGATTTCTACAACGAGCTGTTGGGCGACCTTAACAACAAGGACGTGTTCGGCGTGTTCCCGATGCTGTTGCGACCCAAGAGCAGGGGACGCATACTGCTCAGGAGCAACAACCCTCACCAGTACCCGCTGATGTACCACAACTATTTCTCGCACCCCGACGACCTGCGGGTGCTGCGGGAGGGCGTCaaggcggcggtggcggtgggTGAGACGACCGCCATGAAACGATTCGGCGCCCGATTCCACGCCAAGCCGGTGCCCGGTTGCAAGACCCTCGAGCTGTTCACCGACGAGTACTGGGAGTGCGTGATACGTCAGTACACCATGACCATATACCACATGTCGG GTACATGTAAAATGGGGCCGCCTACCGATCCTTTTGCCGTGGTCGATCCCAAGCTCAGAGTGTACGGGATTCAGGGTTTGAGAGTGATTGACGCCAGCATTATGCCTCAGATCACCAATGGTAACATCAACGCCCCGACAATAATGATTGGTGAGAAAGGTTCCGACATGATAATCAATTATTGGAATGGTATTGACGCGAAAAGAAGAAGACGAAGGAGtgctaatattactattagttaG